The nucleotide window CAGAGGTGCCTGTTCGGAGTGCTGGTGGTTGGAAACGGCAAATGCAAGCGCTCGGGCGGGTTCTCGAGCACCTCTGGGTCGAAGGTGGGTGGCTTCGCCCATGACAGGACGCGTTGCAAGTCCACTTGGCCGCCGGAGAACACTGCCTCGAGGAAGGACACCTCGCCGCTGGAGAACACTGCCCTGGCGAAGGACACGGTGCCATTGAACCGGCTATATGTGAGATCGCCGCCGCCGAAGGTGGCGCCGGTGAAGTCAAAGTTGTATTCCGACCAGGAAGGGTTGAGCCCCGCGGAGGTTTGCGGCATCCGGAGGTGCTCACGGATGACCCGGATGATGGTCAGGCGCACCTCGAGTTCCCCCTCCTTGTACCCCGGTTCGTTTCTGGTGGTACCACCTGCGTCTGCCTGTCATACCTTCACGATGCGCGTGGTCGGGCTCAGCCTGGGCCCTCAGACGGCCATCTGTCGGTGCCTTGGCCCCTCGGGTGGATGTGGAAAGCGCCGCCACACCGCGTTATCGGTAGGTGACGCCATACTCGCGGGCGAAGCGGGAACCCGTACGCCACCGACTCCACCTGCTTCTCCGTCAGGTACAGGTGCCACCGCTTCGCCCCATGAACAGACCGGGCCGCCCGCGCCTGCGCCACCAGGCGGTGCTCCGACTGCGTTCAGAAGGGGGAGTTGGGGAGGTCGGCCAGGCGCCGTGCCCAGAAGGTGCGGTGGATCCAGCGGGCTTCCTGGGCGTGGATGAGACGGTGGCCGCGCAGGTACGCGGTCCGCGCG belongs to Streptomyces graminofaciens and includes:
- a CDS encoding pentapeptide repeat-containing protein, encoding MRLTIIRVIREHLRMPQTSAGLNPSWSEYNFDFTGATFGGGDLTYSRFNGTVSFARAVFSSGEVSFLEAVFSGGQVDLQRVLSWAKPPTFDPEVLENPPERLHLPFPTTSTPNRHL